A genomic region of Magnolia sinica isolate HGM2019 chromosome 6, MsV1, whole genome shotgun sequence contains the following coding sequences:
- the LOC131249017 gene encoding uncharacterized protein LOC131249017, which translates to MANHDLILGQNHGLALGKNQELGLGRSHVLGLAQNIGMGLRQTHDHKMGIVHAHDHRLALGQTHGHGHGHGRHDHENELALGQNHGTDSEDHDDDHELGLDEQTHELGMADNHELSVGESDELAVDQNLELTVDQSQPLAVQHGQEISIAQSHMVVTPVIQSRAIVAHPSHELTVGQEFQDVKSCRRALRDAAIAHHFEIRTVKSDKTRFTAKCASEGCPWRIHAAKLPGVPTFTIRTIHESHSCQGIDHLGHQQASVDWVANSVEERLRENPHFKPKEILEEIHRVHGITLSYKQAWRGKERIMASVRGSFEEGYRILPQYCDQILRTNPGSIASVYGNPVDNCFQRLFVSFHASIYGFVNACRPLLGLDRTLLKSKYLGTLLFATGFDGDGALFPLAFGVVDEENDDNWMWFLSELHNLLEVNTENMPRLTILSDRQKGIVEGVEANFPTAFHGFCMRHLSDSFRKEFNDTMLVNLLWEAAQALTVIDFEAKVLEIEEISPDAAYWIRRIPPRLWATAYFDGTRFGHLTANIVESLNTWILEASGLPIIQMMECIRRQLMTWFNERRETSMQWTTILVPAAERRVSEALERARTFQVLRSNEAEFEVISHEGTSIVDIRNRCCLCRGWQLYGLPCAHAVAALLSCRQNVHRFTESCFTVATYRKTYSQTIHPVPDKSLWKELSEGTQNGGPPDRIINPPKSLRPPGRPRKKRVRAEDRGRIKRVVHCSRCNQTGHFRTTCAAPI; encoded by the coding sequence ATGGCTAATCACGATTTAATTCTTGGGCAAAACCATGGTTTGGCACTTGGGAAAAACCAGGAATTGGGTCTCGGGCGTAGccatgttttgggtcttgcacaGAACATTGGCATGGGTCTCAGACAGACCCATGACCATAAAATGGGTATTGTACATGCTCATGACCATCGATTAGCTCTTGGACAGACACACGGTCATGGTCATGGCCATGGCCGCCATGATCATGAGAATGAGCTAGCACTGGGTCAGAATCATGGCACTGACTCTGAGGATCATGATGATGACCATGAATTGGGCCTTGACGAGCAGACCCATGAGTTAGGTATGGCCGACAACCATGAATTGAGTGTTGGTGAGTCCGATGAGCTGGCTGTTGATCAGAACCTAGAGCTGACCGTTGATCAGAGCCAGCCACTGGCAGTCCAGCATGGACAGGAAATATCTATTGCCCAATCACATATGGTAGTCACTCCTGTCATTCAGAGCCGTGCAATTGTTGCACACCCCAGCCATGAGCTGACTGTTGGACAAGAGTTTCAGGATGTCAAAAGCTGTCGGCGGGCGTTGCGAGACGCGGCCATTGCACATCACTTTGAAATACGGACGGTTAAATCTGACAAGACCCGTTTCACTGCCAAGTGTGCTAGTGAGGGGTGTCCATGGCGCATACATGCTGCGAAGCTCCCAGGTGTTCCAACCTTTACAATCAGGACGATTCATGAGTCACATAGTTGCCAGGGAATTGACCATCTTGGTCACCAGCAAGCTTCGGTTGATTGGGTTGCGAACTCTGTGGAGGAACGCCTACGTGAGAACCCACATTTCAAGCCAAAGGAGATATTGGAGGAGATCCATCGGGTTCATGGTATCACTTTATCTTATAAGCAGGCCTGGAGGGGGAAGGAGCGGATCATGGCCTCTGTTCGCGGGTCGTTCGAGGAAGGGTACCGTATTCTTCCACAGTATTGTGACCAGATTTTAAGGACAAACCCAGGAAGCATTGCGTCGGTTTATGGAAATCCTGTAGATAACTGTTTCCAACGCCTTTTTGTCTCATTTCATGCTTCTATCTATGGTTTTGTGAATGCCTGCCGGCCGCTCCTTGGGCTTGATAGAACTCTTCTGAAAAGCAAGTATCTTGGGACCTTGCTTTTCGCTACTGGTTTTGATGGAGATGGTGCTTTGTTTCCTCTAGCGTTCGGGGTCGTCGATGAAGAAAATGATGACAACTGGATGTGGTTTTTATCTGAACTGCACAACCTTCTTGAGGTTAACACAGAGAACATGCCAAGGCTGACAATACTGTCTGATAGGCAGAAAGGCATTGTTGAGGGAGTGGAAGCGAACTTCCCAACTGCGTTTCATGGGTTCTGCATGCGCCACCTTAGTGATAGCTTCCGGAAAGAGTTCAATGATACAATGCTTGTTAACCTCCTCTGGGAAGCTGCTCAAGCGCTCACGGTTATTGATTTTGAGGCCAAAGTACTTGAAATCGAAGAAATTTCGCCAGATGCTGCTTATTGGATTCGTCGTATTCCGCCACGTCTATGGGCTACCGCTTATTTTGATGGAACACGGTTTGGGCATCTGACGGCAAATATAGTCGAGTCATTGAATACATGGATACTTGAAGCATCCGGGCTTCCGATAATTCAAATGATGGAGTGCATCCGTCGCCAGCTGATGACTTGGTTTAATGAACGGCGGGAAACGAGCATGCAATGGACGACAATACTTGTCCCTGCTGCTGAGAGACGTGTATCTGAGGCTCTCGAGCGCGCACGTACCTTTCAGGTTCTTCGTTCAAATGAGGCAGAGTTTGAAGTTATATCTCATGAAGGAACAAGTATTGTGGATATTCGGAATCGTTGCTGTCTGTGTCGTGGTTGGCAGCTTTATGGACTGCCATGTGCACATGCTGTTGCAGCGCTCCTTTCCTGCAGGCAGAATGTCCATCGGTTCACCGAGAGCTGTTTCACTGTTGCAACATATCGGAAGACCTACTCTCAGACAATACATCCTGTCCCTGATAAAAGCCTTTGGAAGGAGTTGTCTGAGGGAACACAGAATGGGGGCCCCCCTGATAGAATCATAAATCCGCCCAAGTCCCTTCGACCTCCTGGGCGGCCCAGAAAGAAGCGAGTGCGTGCAGAGGACCGTGGTCGAATAAAGCGAGTTGTACATTGTAGTCGTTGCAATCAGACGGGACACTTTAGAACGACATGTGCTGCACCTATATAA